GGTCGCAGCGGCCCCATTCCGCGTAGAGCCGCTCGACGAGCCCGGAGACCGCGCCCTCGTCGCGCACGTCGAGCGGTACGGCCCAGGCGCGGCGGCCGGCCCGCTCGACGAGCGCCACCGTCTCCTCGAGCGTGCCGGGGAGGCTGCCGGGCCGCTCGGAGGTCGAGCGCGCGGCGCACACGACGTCCCAGCCGGCGGCAGCCAGGTCTGCGGCGAGCCGGCGGCCGATGCCGCGGCTCGCCCCGGTGACGAGGGCGACCGGCGCCGGCGCCGCACTCATCCGCGCACCTTGCGGAAGAACGACCGCACGTCCTCGACGAGCAGCTCCGGCTCCTCGAGCGCCGCGAAGTGGCCGCCGCGCGGCATGCGCGTCCACTGCTGCACCTCGAAGGCGCGCTCGGCCCACGCGCGCGGCGCGCGGTAGAGCTCCTTCGGGAAGATCGCGCAGCCGGTCGGCGTCTCGACGCGCTCGCCGGCCGGGCCGAAGCGGCCCGAGTGCATGGTCTCGTAGTAGAGCCGCGTCGACGAGGTGATCGACTGCGTGATCCAGTAGATCATCACGTTCGTGAGCAGCTCGTCCTTCGTGAAGCGCCGCTCGACGTCGCCGTCGCAGTCGCTCCAGGTGCGGAACTTCTCGACGATCCAGGCCGCCAGGCCGGCGGGGGAGTCGTTGAGGCCATAGCCCAGGGTCTGGGGCTTGGTGCCCTGGATCTGCTGGTAGCCGGTCTCCTCCTTCTGGAAGTGGGCGAGGTCCCCGAGCCCGGCCTTCTCGACGTCGTCGAGGCCCGCCATCGGATCGCTCCCGTCGGCCGGCGGGAACGCGACCACCATGTTGAGGTGGATGCCGACGCAGTGCGCGCGGTCCACCAGCGCGTTCTGGGTCGAGATGATGGCGCCCCAGTCGCCGCCCTGCGCGCCGTAGCGCGCATAGCCGAGCCGGGCCATCAGCTTGGCGTTCCCCTCGGCCATGCGCCGCACGTCCCACCCCTTCGTGCGCGGCGCCTCCGAGAAGCCGTAGCCCGGGATCGACGGGCAGACCACGTGGAAGGCGTCCTCGGCGCGCCCGCCGTGCTTCTCGGGCTCGCTCAGGGGGCCCAGGATCTTGTGGAACTCGAAGATCGAGCCGGGCCAGCCGTGGGTCACGACGAGCGGGAAGGCGCCTGCGTGCGGGGAGCGCACGTGGAGGAAGCGCACGCGGTGGTCGTCGATCACCGTCGAGAAGTGCGGGAAGGAGGCGAGCCGCGCCTCGTGGCGGCGCCAGTCGTAGTGGTCGCGCCAGTAGGCGACGAGCTCGCGCAGGTACGCGAGCTCCGTGCCGTAGCTCCAGCCCGCGCCCTCGAGCTCGTCCGGGAAACGGGTGCGTGCGAGCCGCTCGCGGAGGTCGGCGAGCACCTCGTCGGACACCTCGATGTGGAACGGCTCGATCGCGTCGCTCATGGCGTGGCCTCCGGCGCAGGCGCGCGGCGACGATACCCCAAAGTGAAGGGGCCGGGACGGTCTCCCGTCCCGGCCCCCGATTCCTGCGGTACGCGGCTCAGCGCCCCTTGGTGAGGCGCCCGATGTCGATGTAGCGGCGGATCTTGCCCTTGCTCGAGTAGGGCGTACCGCTGTTGTCCCAGAACTCGATGCGGTTGCCGGTGCCGGTCTGGACGTTCACGATCGTGTCGGACACGATGCGCAGGTCCAGCGGCTTCGGGATCCCCTCCCAGCCCTTGTACTCCGGGAAGTCATCCTCGCTCCAGCGCGTGTTGTGCCAGATGATCTTCCACAGCTCCTCCTTCTGGTCGTAAGCGAAGGAGTAGAGGGCGTTGTAGGTCTGCTTGTCGATGTAGATGTCCTTGTGGTGGTACGGATGGTCCTTGGCGTTCGGGACCATGCGCACCTTGACCGCCTTGCGGAGCTCCCAGTTGTCGCTCGCGTAGGACAGGCCGTAGGGGCCGAAGTTGTGGTCCTTCGTGTACGGGTACGCGCGCACCTTCGAGTTCACCGGCGCGATGATGTCCATCTCGCCGAGGCAGGTCCACTGGTACTGGGGGACGATGCCGGCGAAGGAGCGCAGGTCGTCGAAGGTGAAGTCGGTGCCCGACACGGCGTCGGTGCGCTGCGCGGTCGAGATGCGGCGCACGCGGCGCAGCGTCGGCACGTAGACCCAGGTGTCGTCGTTCTTGGTCTCCGAGGTCTGCTTGTCGGAGTCCTTGTAGCGGTAGGTCATGACGAGGATGCCGCGCGCGTCGAAGGGCGCGTCCACCTCGATGCCGAAGGCGAGCTTGCGCTTCTCGCCGCGGAACAGGTCGCCGTTCTGGGTCTCGAGGAGCTCCGGCTCGATCCGATGCGAGAGGCGGATCGTCTTCGAGGTGCCCTCGTAGTAGAGGGGCAGCTCCTCGCCGCGGTCCCAGTACGAATAGAAGAAGTGGGTATCGGAGCCGTCGCCGTCCCAGGCGTAGTCGAAGTTCCACATGTGCTTCACGCCGGCCTCTGGATCGCCCTTGCAGTCGATCTCACCGGGGAAGGGGGCGCCGGCGACGTAGTTCACGAGGCTGTTGCCGGGACCGATCTTGGGCTGCCCCTTGAACTTGTCGGTGGCGGCCTGGTACTCCGGCGGCGGCGAGTAGTCCCGGAAGGAAGGACCGATCTCGAGCTTCATGCCCTCGTAGAAGAAGAAGTCCCGGTTGGCCCAGAACTCGGGGGGCAGGAAGGGCTTCAGCTTGTCGACCTGGTCCAGCGTGATGACGTCGCCTTCCTTGAAGCTCGGACCGGCGACGCCCGCGTCGTCCTGCGCGCGTGCGGCGGGCGGGAGGACCAGGGCGGTCAGGGTGAGAGCGGCCAGGAGCCAGCTCGGGCGCCAACGCGTCATCGCGTCGATCTCCTTCGTTGATCCGCGGATGGATCGGGGCGCCCATCCTACCTCATCGACCCGGGAAGTCAGCGCGAATCCGCTCGCGCCCCGTGAAGAGCAGACGCACGGGCTCGGGCGGTGGATTCGCTGACCAGCAGTCGCGTCAGGAGCGCGCGAGCGCACGGTGGGCGGCGATCACCTCGGGCGGGGCCTGCACGAGCTCGATCAGGACGCCCGCGCCGCCGATCGGCGCAGCCTCGTTCCCCTTGGGGTGGATGAAGCACACGTCGAAGCCGGCCGCGCCCTTGCGGATCCCGCCCGGTGCGAAGCGGACCCCCTGTTCGCCGAGCCACTCCACCGCCGCCGGGAGGTCGTCGACCCAGAGTCCCACGTGGTTCAGGGGAGGCTCGTCGACGCGCGGCCTGCCCGCGGGGTCGATCGGCTGCATGAGGTCCACCTCGACCGCGAACGGCCCGCGGCCGGCCGCCGTGATGTCCTCGTCGACGTTCTCGCGCTCGCTGCGGAAGCTGCCCTTCGGCTCGAGCCCGAGCAGATCCACCCAGAGCCTGCGCAGCGCCGCCTTGTCCCGAGCCCCGACGGCGATCTGCTGGACTCCGAGCACGTGGAAGGGGCGGGGCGACATCGCGGGCTCCTCGGGCAGGAGCCGTAGGCTACCAGCCTCCTGCTAGCCTGCCTCGCCGTGCCCAACCCCCCCAAGGCCGCCGTCCACTTCCGCACGCTCGGCTGCCCGAAGAACCGCCTCGACGGCGAGGTGATGCTCGGCACCCTCGCGAGTGCCGGCTACGCGCTCGCCGAGCGGATCGAGGACGCCGACGTCGCGGTGGTCAACACCTGCTCGTTCATCGAGAGCGCCCGCGCGGAGTCGATCGACGCGATCCTCGAGGTGGCCGAGCGGCGCGGCGGCGGGCGGCTGCGGGGGCTCCTCGTGACCGGCTGCCTGCCCCAGCGCTACGGCGCCGACCTCGCCACGGAGCTTCCGGAGGTCGACGCCTTCATCGGCACCGGGGAGTTCCCGCGCATCGCCGGGATCCTCGACGGCCTCCTCGAGGATCCGGAGGGCACGCGCCGGGAGGGCCGCACCCGGGGCGTCTACGTCGAGGCCGGGCGCACGCACCTCTACGACGAGCACGCGCCGCGCCTCCTGATCGGGCCGACCCACACGGCCTACCTGAAGATCGCCGAGGGCTGCGACCGCGTGTGCGCGTTCTGCGCGATCCCGGGCATCCGCGGCCGCTTCCAGAGCCGCACGCTCGACTCGGTGCTCGCCGAGGCGCGCCAGCTCGCCGCCGCCGGGGTGCGCGAGATCAACCTCGTCGCGCAGGACTCGACCTCGTGGGGGAAGGACCTGGGGCCCTCCGCGGAGGGCGCCGGCCGCCGCCGGCTCGCCGACCTGCTCGTCGCCCTCGACGCCGATCCGGGGCTCGACGGCGTGGCGTGGGTCCGCCTCCTCTACGTCTACCCGAGCGCGGTGACGGAGCCCCTCATCGAGGCGCTCGCGGCCCGCCGGCGGGTGCTGCCCTACGTCGACGTGCCGCTCCAGCACGCGAGCGACGCGATGCTGGAGGCGATGCGCCGGGGGACCACGGCCGATCGCCAGCGCAGGCTCGTCGAGCGCCTGCGCGCCGGGATCCCGGACCTCACCCTCCGCACGACCTTCGTCGTCGGCTTCCCGGGCGAGACGGACGCGGACTTCGAGACGCTCTGCGATTTCGTTCGCGAAGTACGTTTCGATCGGGTCGGCGCGTTCCGCTACTCC
This DNA window, taken from Deltaproteobacteria bacterium, encodes the following:
- a CDS encoding epoxide hydrolase: MSDAIEPFHIEVSDEVLADLRERLARTRFPDELEGAGWSYGTELAYLRELVAYWRDHYDWRRHEARLASFPHFSTVIDDHRVRFLHVRSPHAGAFPLVVTHGWPGSIFEFHKILGPLSEPEKHGGRAEDAFHVVCPSIPGYGFSEAPRTKGWDVRRMAEGNAKLMARLGYARYGAQGGDWGAIISTQNALVDRAHCVGIHLNMVVAFPPADGSDPMAGLDDVEKAGLGDLAHFQKEETGYQQIQGTKPQTLGYGLNDSPAGLAAWIVEKFRTWSDCDGDVERRFTKDELLTNVMIYWITQSITSSTRLYYETMHSGRFGPAGERVETPTGCAIFPKELYRAPRAWAERAFEVQQWTRMPRGGHFAALEEPELLVEDVRSFFRKVRG
- a CDS encoding DUF1329 domain-containing protein; the encoded protein is MTRWRPSWLLAALTLTALVLPPAARAQDDAGVAGPSFKEGDVITLDQVDKLKPFLPPEFWANRDFFFYEGMKLEIGPSFRDYSPPPEYQAATDKFKGQPKIGPGNSLVNYVAGAPFPGEIDCKGDPEAGVKHMWNFDYAWDGDGSDTHFFYSYWDRGEELPLYYEGTSKTIRLSHRIEPELLETQNGDLFRGEKRKLAFGIEVDAPFDARGILVMTYRYKDSDKQTSETKNDDTWVYVPTLRRVRRISTAQRTDAVSGTDFTFDDLRSFAGIVPQYQWTCLGEMDIIAPVNSKVRAYPYTKDHNFGPYGLSYASDNWELRKAVKVRMVPNAKDHPYHHKDIYIDKQTYNALYSFAYDQKEELWKIIWHNTRWSEDDFPEYKGWEGIPKPLDLRIVSDTIVNVQTGTGNRIEFWDNSGTPYSSKGKIRRYIDIGRLTKGR
- a CDS encoding VOC family protein is translated as MSPRPFHVLGVQQIAVGARDKAALRRLWVDLLGLEPKGSFRSERENVDEDITAAGRGPFAVEVDLMQPIDPAGRPRVDEPPLNHVGLWVDDLPAAVEWLGEQGVRFAPGGIRKGAAGFDVCFIHPKGNEAAPIGGAGVLIELVQAPPEVIAAHRALARS
- the rimO gene encoding 30S ribosomal protein S12 methylthiotransferase RimO, which gives rise to MPNPPKAAVHFRTLGCPKNRLDGEVMLGTLASAGYALAERIEDADVAVVNTCSFIESARAESIDAILEVAERRGGGRLRGLLVTGCLPQRYGADLATELPEVDAFIGTGEFPRIAGILDGLLEDPEGTRREGRTRGVYVEAGRTHLYDEHAPRLLIGPTHTAYLKIAEGCDRVCAFCAIPGIRGRFQSRTLDSVLAEARQLAAAGVREINLVAQDSTSWGKDLGPSAEGAGRRRLADLLVALDADPGLDGVAWVRLLYVYPSAVTEPLIEALAARRRVLPYVDVPLQHASDAMLEAMRRGTTADRQRRLVERLRAGIPDLTLRTTFVVGFPGETDADFETLCDFVREVRFDRVGAFRYSDEEGTAGFELPAKVPKRVARERHRALLALLRELQREQLGALVGREADVLVDAGGRDRARGRLASQAPEIDGEVLLRGGAGTGSFVRARISGVRAPDLVAEPCAEPA